The Paramicrobacterium fandaimingii DNA segment CGTTGCTCACATTCACCAGCTTCTCATGAGGGGTCGTCTTCGGCAGTGCAGGTGCCGCGGCGCGCCCCTACCTGGCTCACGCAAATCAGACCGGGCCCGAACAGAATAAGTGACCGGGCCGCAAAACGCCTCTCGGCGGAAGGCCGCTCGAAGCGGCAAATATTGGAGCCCGGGGTTAGCGGCCCGGCCACGCAAAAGTGTAACGCATGGGTCTCGTCAGTATTCCCAGCGGATGTTGCGGTGCTCAGTCGAGCTCGTCGCGTCGCCAGAGGCGCGCCGCAGACGCGAGATCTGATGCGTACGTCGACAACCGCAGCGCCCGTTGGGTGAGGTCGCTTGCGCGTTCCGGCTCCGTCGACTCGAGGTCATCGGCGATGCTTGTGCACCCCGCAGACGACACCCGGCAGTATGCCGCTGCCCTGTCGAGGGCGATGGTGAAGTCACCCTCGAACACACCGCGAAGGATGCGGTCGGCCAGCGCGATGATCTCGGCCGGGCCGGTTGGGGCTGGTGCGCCGGCAACGACAGGATCGATGGTGCGCAGAACTTCCGATCCACGCTGGAACACCAGCCCCGTGCCGTGCGGATCTTCTCTCACCTGCAAGCGCAGAAGGTAGATTCGCCAGAGGCATCCGGGAAGGCTGCGGCTTGTCGCGTGCGACCACAGTTCAGCGATGGTGTCGATTCCGTGCTCGTCTGTGTAGGCGACGACGCGCTCGACGATGTCGGGGTCGCCCTCATCGCGCACGCGCGCGAGCAGCGCCCGGGCCGTCTCGTGTGCGATCCGACTGGATTCGGCAGGGTCGATTCCGCCCTGGATGTTGTCGAAGACCGACGCGGGGTAGCGTGCTGGCTTGTGGAAGTCTCGTGTCAAGCAGTTCTCCTCGTCTGCGCAGGTGCTTGCTCTAACGGTACTCTCGCGCGACACCGCCGCTGTGGTCACATCACCCAGCAAAGACCTGTAGATTAAGTAGGTCGGCGCCTGTAGCTCAGTTGGTAGAGCATCGGACTTTTAATCCGCGGGTCCCGGGTTCGAGCCCCGGCGGGCGCACCAGATGTGCGTGTGGCGAGCAACGTTCCCGCTCGCACAACCTCGCGCTGACGTGGCTCGCACAGAGAGATGCCAGGGCCTGTCGCTTCGGGCGGCCCGCAGAGCGACGTTTTCTGGCATCTCACCGCGCGATGGTTGCGTGCCCACCGTTGCCCGCAGAACGCAAGGGGTTCCCAGAACCAACCGAGCGAGACATACTGGGCGTTATCGAGAGATTGAGAGGACACCATGTTCGGATTCATCATCACGCTGCTCGTCATCTGGCTGATCCTTTCCGTTCTCGGGTTTGCGATCAAGGGCCTCGTCTGGCTCGCCGTGATTGGCATCGTGCTGTTCGTTGCGACACTCATCTGGGGATTCATCCGCCGAGCGGTCAACAAGTAGCGCGTCGTCGCCACGCAAAGCGACACATTCCGGTGCATCACTGACACGTCACAGGCGCGTCACGGGCACGTCATCACTGTGCGAGGGTCCGGCGACGCAGCAGCACGACGTTGTCATTGAGGGGTGCAACGGTGCCGTCTGGACCCGTCGCCTGCCGCTGCCGCACGTCTGCGACGACGATGTCCCACCCGGAGGCGTCGCCGACCGCGGCCTGTTCGCTCTGCACCGTCGGCAACTCTTCGTGATCATGGTGGTGCGACCACGGCGGCATCGATGCGTGGGAGACGATCAGCAGGTGCCCGCCCGGCCGCACGTGGTGCCCCGAGCGGCGCAGCACACCCTCGCGGTCGAAGTCGTGCGGTGCCTGGAGAAAACACGCCGAGACGAGGTCGAACTGCTCCTCAGGAGCCCACGTCTCGAGATCGGCCTGCTGCCACGTCACGGCGTGCACGCCACGAGAGCGGGCCTCGGCATCCGCTCGCGCCAACGCGACATCCGAGATGTCGACGCCCGTCACCGTCCAGCCCTGCTCGGCAAGCCACAGCGAATCACCGCCCTCGCCACATCCGAGATCGAGTGCTGTCCCCGGGGAAAGCTCTACGACCGTTTCGGCGAGCGCAGCGTTTACCCGTCCCGACCACATGCGCTCCGTTCCGCTGTAGCGCCCATTCCAGTAGCCCTGCCTGTCGGCAGGCTCGCTTTCGGCGGGTTGGGCGTCGTGCGTGTGACCGTTGCCCGCGTCATCCGGTGCCCGAATCACCTCAAGAAACTCGTCGGGAAGCACGACGTTTCTCGGCGCATCGGCGAAGAACGGTGCCACGTCAGCGGCGGCATACCCGGCAATGCCGCAGCCAACCGGCGTCAGCAGAAACGTCAGCTCCGGATGCTCTCGCGCAAACACCGTGAAGTCAGCGGCCTCCTGCGCAATGACCTCGATGCCACTCATCGTGTCGATGCCGTACGACTGGCCCTGCAGCCCCGAGCCCTGGCCCCACACGGCACTGAACTTCTCATATGCGGTGCGCGCGGCTCCGGCACCGTGTGCGCCCGATGCGTTGGATCCGAAGACGAAGATCTCCCCTGGCTTCAGCGACTCGATGTGCATGTGTCTGCCCTCCAGCATCCGATTCCCGCGCCTCACGGGCATTGCGGTGACCACTGCCCGGTGACGTCTCGGCCAGGATATGCCGCCGCTGCCCCGTCGTCACGGACACTCGCCACTCTCAAAGGCTGACTCGGTAAGGTCGAGTGCCTCTATCCACTCGTCGAGAGTACGCATGAGCTCCTCTTCTGCCACACGCCGTTCCCCCTTTGCCCGCCCCTCAGATGATGGGCCGCGCGCAAAGTTCCGCCAGCTGCTGCCCTACCTTCTCGAGCACAAGGGCCCGCTCACCGCGGCCCTCGTTCTCGGCGTGTTCGGCGCCGCCGCGTCTCTGGCGCAGCCGCTGCTCGTCAGTCAGGTGATCCAGTTTGTCGAGCGGTCGCAACCGCTGGGCTGGCTTGTCTGGGCGCTGGTGGCACTCGTGATCGTCTCTGCGCTGATCTCGGGGTACCAGCACTACCTGCTGCAGCGCATGGGCGAGGGCGTCGTTCTCTCGAGCAGGCGGCGTCTCATCGCCCGCATGCTGCACCTGCCCATCGCGCAGTTCGATGCGCGTCGCACCGGCGACCTCGTCTCGCGTGTCGGCAGTGACACAACGCTGCTGCGCGCCGTACTGACGCAGGGCCTCGTTGAAGCGATCGGCGGCAGCGTCACGTTTCTCGGTGCACTCATTGCCATGCTCATCATCGACCCGGTGCTGCTCGGGCTCACGGCTGCGGTGATCGCGGCATCCATCGTCGTCGTCGGTGCGCTGGCCGGCCGCATCCGCGTCGCGAGCGCACGCACGCAGAAGAAGGTGGGCGACCTGACCGCCGCGTTGGAGCGCGCAATCGGCTCGGTGCGCACGATCCGCGCCTCCGGTGCCACGGCGCGCGAGATCGACGCCGTGCAGACCGAAGCCGTGGGCGCATGGCGCATGGGCCTCAACGTCGCGAAGGTCTCGGCGCTCGTCGTGCCCGTTGCGGGCGTCGCCATGCAGGCGTCGTTTCTCGTTGTGCTCGGCGTCGGCGGGTTCCGCGTCGCCAATGGCTCCATCACCATCGCCAACCTCGTTGCGTTCATTTTGTTTCTCTTCATGATGATCATGCCGCTCGGCCAGGCCTTCGGGGCGATCAGCGCCACAAACCAGGCGCTTGGAGCGCTCGGGCGCATTCAGGAGATCGTGTCGCTCGATGCCGAGACCGACGGCGACGCCGACATTGCGGCGTCCGTCGCCGAGCCAGGCGTTGCATCGCCGTTCGCAGCGGCAATTGCCTTCGAAAGCGTGTCGTTCTCATATCCGGATGCTGTCGCCCGCGCCCACCGCGACGCCGAGGCCGAGCCCAACGCCGACGCCACGTCCCAGACCAACGCCGCGACAGCGAATGGCGCCGTGCTGCGCGACGTGACATTTGAGGCGGAGCGCGGCACCCGCACGGCGCTCGTCGGGCCGAGTGGTGCGGGCAAGTCGACGATCCTCGGGCTCATCGAGCGCTTCTATGACACGACGGCGGGCAGCATCCGCCTGGGCGGCGTCGACATTCGCACGCTTAGCCGCGACGACGTGCGATCTCGCATCGGCTACGTCGAGCAAGACGCCCCTGTGCTGGCCGGCAGCATCCGCGACAACCTTCTGCTCGCTTCCCCCGATGCCACCGATTCTGAGTGCATCGATGTGCTGCACGCCGTCAACCTCGGCGACGTGCTCGGTCGCAATCCGCAGGGACTCGATGCCCCGGTCGGTGAAGACGGCATCATGCTCTCGGGCGGCGAGCGGCAGCGCCTCGCGATTGCGCGCTCGATTCTCTCGGCGCCTCCGATTCTGCTGCTCGACGAGTCGACGTCGAGTCTCGACGGCGTCAACGAGCAGAAGATGCGCGAGGCCATCGATGCCGTTGCCACCGATCGCACGCTCATCGTGATTGCGCACAGGCTCTCGACGGTCGTCGACAGCGACAGCATTGTCGTGCTCGATGAGGGCCGCGTCATCGGCACGGGAACCCACTCGCAGCTGGTGCAGGAGGTGCCGCTGTACCGCGACCTGGCGAAGCACCAACTGCTCGTCTAGCCGTGCCTCGCGTCACCCGCGAGCGTTGAAAGGTCAAAGTTTGCTCTCAGAACGCCGTTTAAAAGCATTCTTTGACCTATGAAGCGATCTGGGGTGCGCAGACACGCGCGATCAAGCGCACGCGTGAGCCAAACGGCTCGTGCCCACGCTCATGGACGTGCATTCGCCTTAACCGTGTGCGATGGCGGGGTGCATTCGGGGCGCTCGGGTCACTCGGTGTGCGACGCAGCACAAGCGCCAGTCCGGCCTGACGAGAACGCATAAAACCGCCGGACAGCGCACCAATTATGCGTTCCACCACCCGCACGCCGGCGGCAGGCTGCGATCGCATGGTCGTCACCTCGCCCTGGTGTTACAGTAAAAGTGTCCGGGCCGCCAGCCCGGTGCTCGAAAAAGGGGCACGAAGCGCGCCGCGCGAGACATATACGGAATGTCATTCGTCCGTTGTCTCGAAGGAGCATTATGCCCACGGTCTCTGCGCATATCGCCACCACTCTCGCCGCCCACGTCACCGACATGTTCGGGGTGATGGGCAATGGCAACGCGTATCTGCTGGATGCCCTGGCCGGCACCACTGTCGCCTACACCGCCGTGCGGCACGAGGCCGGCACCGTCGCCGCCGCCGACGCCTATTACCGCACGAACGGGCACCTCGCAGTCGCGACCTCCACATACGGCCCCGGGTTCACGAACACCATCACGCCGCTGGCCGAGGCCGTGAAGGCGCGCACTCCCCTGCTGCTCATCACCGGATCGGCCCCCACCACGGGGCTGCGGCCGTGGGACGTCGACCAGGCGGCACTGTGCCGCGCGGTCGGCGCGCACGTCATCACGGTCACCCAGGACTCCCCCGTCGCCAGCACCCGCGCCGCCCTCGAGCACGCTCTCGCGAACCGCACGGCCGTGGTTCTCGAGATTCCCTACGATCTCGGCGGGCTCGAGGCTCAGGATGCTGTCGACCACGCGACTGCTCCGCTCGCCACACCCTCTCCCCGGCCACCCCGCGCGCAGGCTCTCGACGACGCTGCAGCCGTGCTGCGCACCGCACGGCGCCCCCTTCTGCTTGCCGGCCGCGGCGCTTTCCTGTCTGGCGCCGGCGATGCAATGCGCACGCTCGCTGCCCGCCTCGGCGCCGTTACCGCGTCGTCGGCCCTCGGTCGCGGCCAGTTCGACGTGCGGTACGACCTGGGAGTCGCCGGCGGCTTCGGCCAGGAGAAGGCGATGGATCTCGCCGGTACCGCGGACGTGGTGCTCGTGATCGGTGCAGGTCTCAACCAGTTCACCATGCGTTTCGGTGCTCTTATCGGCGAGCACGCGAAGGTGATCCAGCTCGACGTGACCGACGCTCCAACGAGTTCACGGGTAAACGCCTTCGTCTCCGGCGACGCACGCCTGAGCGTCGAAGGCCTCATCGCACGACTCGACAGCACGGCTTCCACGGGCTGGCGCGAGTCGATCACGGGGTTCTCCGATGGCACACTGAGTGTGCGAGAGCCCGGTGAGCCTGCAGCATCCGATGGCCTGCTCGACCCCCGCAGCCTCACTGCGCGCCTCAACGAGATCATTCCCGCCGACCGCGTCATGGTGAATGACGGCGGCCACTTTCTCGGCTGGGTCAACCAGTACTTCGACGTCTCCGCACCCGACCGCTTTGCGATGGTGGGCACGCCGTTCCAGTCCATCGGCCTTGGCCTGCCAAGCCTCGTAGGCGCTGCGGTCTCACGCCCTGAGTCGTTCTCTGTGCTGTGCATGGGAGATGGCGGCGGCCTGATGGCGCTTGCCGACCTCGAGTCCGCTGTGCGTGCAACGAGGCGCGGCGCCATCATCGTATACAACGATGCGGCGTACGGTGCCGAGATTCACCTTTACGGCCTCGCGGGATTCGACAAGCGCCCCATGCTGATCTCCGGCGTCGACTTCGCCGGCCTCGCGCGCTCGGTCGGGGCGGATGCTGTCACGGTGTCGACGCTCGACGACCTCGACGTCTTCGAGCGCTGGGTTGCCTCGGGCGATGACGGCGTCATGCTGCTCGACTGTCGCATCTCACAGTCGCTGCGTGCGCCGTACCAAGAGGAAGTCATCGAGCAGAACAGCGCCCTCTTCGAGCCCGCCGCGGTCTGACGGATTCAGACGCGAACGGTTCTCTCATGCCAGTCAGTCGAGGACGTGCCGCAGGTAGCGTCGAGGCTCCGCCAGGTAGCTACGCCAATTGGTGACGATGTCGAGGTGAATGACAGCGCAGCCTCGGGCTCGTGCTGATCATCGAAAAGTGCAGTACCTGACATATGCGCATTCTTTCAGTTCGACCTGACACCGCGTCGCACAGAGTACCCGCGATCGTATACGATCGTTGCAGAGCTATCGACGACGAAGTGGAGCCACACGTGCTTGAGCAGTCAGACATCGTGTCCATCGCAGATGAGCTGGCCGAGGCGGAGAGAACACGCTCGACCATCCCCCTGCTGACGGCACGCCACGAGGGCATGACCATCGAGGACGCCTACGCCGTGCAAAACGTGTGGAAGCAGCGGGGAATCGAAGCGGGAAGGCGCCTCGTCGGGCGCAAGATCGGCCTCACGTCGAAGGTGATGCAGCAGGCGACGGGCATCACCGAGCCCGACTACGGCGTGATCTTCGACGATGCGGTCTACGAGAACGGCTCGGTCATCGAGTTCGACCGGTTTTCGAACGTGCGCATCGAGGTGGAGCTCGCGTTTGTGCTGGGTGCACCGCTCGAGGGCCCGAACTGTTCGCTCGTCGATGTGCTGCGCGCGACCGAGTATGTCGTGCCCGCTCTCGAGGTGCTGAGCTCGCGCGTCGAGATGGCCGGCCGCACGATCGTCGACACGATCTCAGACAACGCGGCTCTCGGCGCCATGGTGCTCGGAGGGCGCCCCGTTGCCGTCGACGCCGTCGATCTGCGGTGGGTGTCGGCGCTGCTCTACCGCAACGAGACGATCGAGGAGTCGGGCGTTGCCGCAGCTGTGCTGAATCACCCGGCATCCGGTGTTGCCTGGCTTGCGAACAAGTTCGCCCATCACGGCGACCGCCTCGAAGCCGGCGAGATCATTCTTGCCGGATCGTTCACGCGCCCCATGTGGGTGGAGCGGGGCGATACGGTGCACGCCGACTACGGACAGCTGGGAGCCATCACATGCCGATTCGCCTAGAGCTGCCGCCCACGTTCCGCGACCGCCTCGCACACGCCGACCGCGCGCTCGTCGGCATGTGGGTGAGCAGCGGCAATGCCCTCAACGCCGAGATCTGCGCCGGAAGCGGCCTCGACTGGCTGCTCATCGACGGCGAGCACAGCCACAACACGCTCGAGTCGATTCTTGCTCAACTGCAGGTTGTCGCCGCCTACCCCGTGACAACACTCGTGCGCGTGCCGGTGTGCGACGCCGTTGTGATCAAACAGTACCTCGATATCGGCGCGCAGAACCTCCTTGTTCCCATGGTGAACAGCGCGGCTGATGCCGAGAAAGCCGTCGCTGCCGTGCGCTACCCGCCACGGGGCGTGCGCGGGGTCGGCAGCGCTCTCGCGCGAGCCGCTCGGTGGAATCGCGTGGAGGGCTATCTCGCGTCGGCCGACGATGCCGTGTCGCTGTACGTGCAGATCGAGACGGCGGAGGCTGTGGCGAATGCGCGGGAGATCGCGGCGGTGCACGGCGTTGACGGCGTATTCATCGGGCCCGCCGACCTCGCAGCATCCATGGGGCATCTCGGCGAGCAGGGGCACCCAGAGGTTGTGGATGCCGTCGAGACGACGATTCGCGATCTGACTGAGCTCGGCGTCTCCGTCGGGATCAACGCGTTCGCCCCCGCCGCCGCGAGCCGCTACCTCGAGCAGGGCGTCAGATTCATACTCGTCGCCGCCGACGTCTCTCTGCTCGCCCGCGCCAGCGAAGCTCTCGCCGACACATGGCTCCCGCCCGTCGACGACGCTGGCGAAGAGAACGACGGTGCACCACCCCGCGCCAGCTACTGACGCACGCCGATGCACCCCCGCGCACGCAGGGAGATGCCTCACCCCTTCCCGAAACCCGCCAGATCGTATATCATTTGGAATACGACCGTCCACGACGAGGAGAGACCGTCATGACTCACGAGGTGACCGCACCGAAGATCATCGCCGTGCACCTGAACTACCGTTCGCGTGCCGAGCAGCGAGGCCGCATTCCTGCCCACCCCTCGTACTTCTTCAAGCCAGCATCGTCGCTCAGCGTCTCTGGCGAGACGATCGAACGTCCCATCGGAACCGAGCTTCTCGCCTTCGAGGGCGAGATCGCCCTCATCATCGGCACCGACGTGCGCCGCGTCTCCCCCGACGAGGGATGGGCGGCCGTCACCGGTGTCACCGCGGCAAACGACTTCGGGCTCTATGACTTCCGCGCCGCAGACAAGGGGTCGAATGTGCGGTCGAAAGGCGGTGACGGCTACACGCCTCTCGGCTCCGAGGTGATCCCTGCCGACGCGATCGACCCCGCCGCCATCCGCGTGCGCACCTGGGTGAACGGCGCGCTCGCGCAAGACGACTCGACAGCAGGGCTGCTGTTCCCCTTCGGCCAGATCGTCGCCGATCTGTCGCAGATGATGACGCTGCACGTTGGCGACATCATTCTCACGGGAACCCCCGCGGGCTCGTCCGTCGTGCAGCCAGGCGACACCGTCGAGGTTGAGGTGGATGCTCCGACGGCGCCGGGTGCTCCGAGTACGGGACGCCTCACCACAACAGTCGTCGAGGGCCGCGAGCCGTTCACCGACGCCGGCGAGAAGCCGAAGGCAACGGATGCTCAGCGAGAAGCAGCCTGGGGCAGCCCCGAGGCCGCCGGATTCACCCCGGTTCTCACAGACGAGTTGCGCGAAAAACTCGCATCAGTCGGCACGGCAACCATCTCGTCTCAGCTGCGCAAGCGCGGCCTCAACAATGTGTCGATCGACGGCGTCACAACGACACGTCCCGGCCTGCGCATGGTGGGGCGGGCGCGCACGCTGCGCTACATTCCAGGCCGCGAAGATCTCTTTCAGAGCCACGGCGGCGGCTACAACGCGCAGAAGCGCATTGTCGATTCGTTGGAGAAAGGCGACGTTCTGGTCATGGAGGCGCGCGGCGAGACGGGCACGGGAACGCTCGGCGATGTGATCGCGCTGCGCGCCCAACAGCTCGGAGCGGCCGGCGTCGTCACGGACGGCGGCGTTCGCGACTTTGCCGAGGTGGCCGGCCTCGACATGCCGACGTTCCACAACGGAGCCCACCCGGCCGTGCTCGGCCGCCGCCACGTTCCGTGGGACACCGACATCACGATCGCGTGCGGCGGGGCCGCCGTGCAGCCGGGCGACATCATCGTCGGCGACGACGACGGCGTCATCGTCATTCCTCCCGCCCTCGCTGCCGAGGTCGCCGATGCTGCGCTCGAGCAGGAGAAGAGCGAAGTGTTCATCGCCGAGATGGTCGCCGCAGGTGAGCGAATTGAGGGACTCTTCCCCATGAACGACGAGTGGAAGGACCGGTACGCAGCATGGCTCTCCCGACGCTGAACCCCGAGGCCGAGCGCACGCCGAGCAAGTCGGAGCGCGCGTACCGCTGGATCCGCTCGCGCATCGAAGACGGACGCTACGTTCCCGGCTACCGTCTCGTGCTTGGGCAGATCGCCCGCGAGCTCGACGTGAGCGTCGTTCCCGTGCGCGAGGCGATCCGCCGCCTCGAAGCCGAGGGCCTCGTCACGTTCGAGCGCAACGTCGGGGCGCAGGTCGCCATGATCGAGGTGACCGAATACGTACACACGATGGAGTCGCTCGCGATCATCGAGGGCGCGGCGACACGGCTGACGGCTCACCTCATGACGCCCGAGCGTCTGGCGCGGGCGCGCACGGTCAACGACGACATGGTGGCAAGTCTCGAAGACTTCAATCCGCACCGCTTCACAGAGCTCAACAAGGAGTTTCACGAGATTCTGTACGACGGCTGCCCCAACCCGCACATTCTCGATCTCGTGCACCGCGGCTGGAACCGCATGCGCGCGCTCCGCGACTCCACATTCAGCTTCGTCCCCGGGCGCGCCCGCGAATCCGTTGCCGAGCACGAGGGCATCCTCGCGCTCATCGAATCGGGGGCGGACCCCCTCGACATCGAGCTCGCCGCCAGAAACCACCGTCTGGCGACGCTCGACGCGTTCACGTCGTACCAGCAGGCGCACAAGCCCGCGCATTCGTCTTAACGAGAAGGAGGCACAATCATGGGCCATCATGTTCCCGACAACCTGCCGTCGAGCATCACCCACTACATCGGAGGCGAATTCGTCGACAGCATCTCCGGCGACACGTTCGACGTCCTCAACCCGGTGACGAACGAGAACTACGTCGCCGCGGCATCCGGAAAGAAGGAAGACATTGACCGCGCCGTCGCCGCCGCGAAAGAGGCGTTCGACAACGGACCCTGGCCGCGCATGCTGCCGCGCGCCCGTGCGCGCATTCTGAACAAAATCGCGGATGCTGTGGAGGCGCAGGATGCTCGGCTCGCCGAGCTCGAGAGCTTCGACTCCGGGCTGCCGATCACGCAGGCCCTCGGCCAGGCGCAGCGCGCCGCAGAGAACTTTCGCTTCTTCGCCGACCTGATCGTCGCGCAGGCCGACGATGCCTACAAGGTTCCCGGCCGCCAGATCAACTACGTCAATCGCAAGCCCAAGGGCGTCGCGGGACTCATCACGCCGTGGAACACGCCGTTCATGCTCGAGAGCTGGAAGCTCGCTCCCGCGCTGGCTTCGGGCTGCACCGTCGTGCTGAAGCCGGCGGAATTCACGCCGCTTTCCGCGAGCCTGTGGGCCGGCATCTTCGAAGAGGCCGGTCTGCCGACCGGTGTGTTCAACCTCGTCAACGGAATCGGGGAGGATGCCGGAGATGCGCTGGTGAAGCATCCCGATGTTCCCCTCATCTCGTTCACGGGCGAGAGCAAGACGGGTGAGATCATCTTCGGCAACTGTGCCCCCAATCTCAAGGGCATGTCAATGGAGCTCGGCGGCAAGTCCCCCGCGATCGTCTTCGCCGACGCCGATCTTGACGCGGCGATCGATTCGACGCTCTTCGGCGTGTTCTCGCTGAACGGCGAGCGCTGCACGGCGGGAAGCCGCATTCTCGTCGAGCGCTCCATCTACGACGACTTCTGCGAGCGCTACGCCGCCCGCGCGAAGAACATCGTCGTCGGCGACCCGCACGATCCGAAAACTGAGGTGGGCGCTCTCGTGCACCCCGAGCACTTCGACAAGGTGATGAGCTACGTCGAGATCGGCAAGACCGAAGGGCGTCTGCTCGCCGGAGGGGGCCGCCCCGAGGGCCTTGAACACGGAAATTACGTTGCACCGACGGTGTTCGCCGACGTCAAGCCCTCCGCACGCATCTTCCAGGAGGAGATCTTCGGACCGGTCGTCGCCATCACGCCGTTCGACTCAGACGAGGAGGCACTCGAGCTCGCAAACGGTGTGCGCTACGGCCTCGCCGCC contains these protein-coding regions:
- the hpaE gene encoding 5-carboxymethyl-2-hydroxymuconate semialdehyde dehydrogenase, whose protein sequence is MGHHVPDNLPSSITHYIGGEFVDSISGDTFDVLNPVTNENYVAAASGKKEDIDRAVAAAKEAFDNGPWPRMLPRARARILNKIADAVEAQDARLAELESFDSGLPITQALGQAQRAAENFRFFADLIVAQADDAYKVPGRQINYVNRKPKGVAGLITPWNTPFMLESWKLAPALASGCTVVLKPAEFTPLSASLWAGIFEEAGLPTGVFNLVNGIGEDAGDALVKHPDVPLISFTGESKTGEIIFGNCAPNLKGMSMELGGKSPAIVFADADLDAAIDSTLFGVFSLNGERCTAGSRILVERSIYDDFCERYAARAKNIVVGDPHDPKTEVGALVHPEHFDKVMSYVEIGKTEGRLLAGGGRPEGLEHGNYVAPTVFADVKPSARIFQEEIFGPVVAITPFDSDEEALELANGVRYGLAAYVWTQNLTRAHTFSQSVNAGMVWLNSHNVRDLRTPFGGVKASGLGHEGGYRSIDFYTDQQAVHITLGDVHTARFGAQGTS